The proteins below come from a single Bombus pyrosoma isolate SC7728 linkage group LG10, ASM1482585v1, whole genome shotgun sequence genomic window:
- the LOC122571765 gene encoding guided entry of tail-anchored proteins factor 1-like — protein sequence MNLLIISTVSCLLEYIFPSLIKYITSRLYTVNKHDIELRNDLINLKQEMIGISMVDEFSKYAKLQRKYNKLESTLKEKANERLSSRMKVQISVTYGFRILNGSLMLILLYLYRNKPVIILPKGMLWPIQSLLSWPCYHEDSISLIMWLIIARLVVATCKRNDIT from the exons atgaatttacttataatatcAACTGTAAGTTGCcttttagaatatattttcccatctttaataaaatat ATTACGTCTCGTTTATATACAGTAAACAAACATGATATAGAATTACGAAACgatttgattaatttgaaGCAAGAAATGATTGGAATATCTATGGTagatgaattttcaaagtatGCAAAACTTCAgcgtaaatataataaattagaaagtacattaaaagaaaaag CAAATGAAAGACTGTCTTCCAGAATGAAGGTACAAATATCTGTAACATATGGTTTTCGTATATTAAAC GGTTCATTAATGTTGATTCTGCTATATCTATACAGAAATAAACCTGTAATAATTTTGCCAAAAGGCATGCTATGGCCAATACAAAGTTTATTAAGCTGGCCTTGTTATCATGAAGattcaatttctttgattATGTGGTTAATAATTGCAAGATTAGTTGTAGCTACCTgtaaaagaaatgatataacataa